A genomic segment from uncultured Marinifilum sp. encodes:
- the leuS gene encoding leucine--tRNA ligase, protein MEYTFKEIEQKWQKYWNDNKTYRVDVDADKPKFYVLDMFPYPSGAGLHVGHPLGYIASDIYSRYKTLKGFNVLHPMGYDAYGLPAEQYAIQTGQHPAITTEQNITRYREQLDKIGFSFDWNREVRTCDPEYYKWTQWAFIQMFNHYFDNKTEKAQPISDLVKEFEANGNTKVNAACSETEPFSADEWKALSNTEQQEILLNYRLAYLADTLVNWCPELGTVLANDEVKDGLSERGGYPVEQKKMRQWSLRVSAYAKRLLEGMETLEWTDSLKEIQKNWIGRSVGAEVNFSVKGSDTKMEVFTTRPDTIFGVTFMVLAPESDLVKELTTPECQADIDAYIEATKKRTERERLADVKTISGAFTGAYAINPFTGEEIPVWVSDYVLAGYGTGAIMAVPAHDSRDYAFAKHFKLPIIQVVSGGDISEESYDAKEGKSMNSDFLNGLDVKDAIVKANEEVEARGLGKKKINYRLRDAIFSRQRYWGEPFPVYFKENMPYMMEMDQLPLELPEIDKYLPTESGEPPLGRAKNWTTAEGNPIELNTMPGFAGSSAYYLRYMDPHNNNALVSKEANEYWQDVDLYIGGTEHATGHLIYSRFWNKFLFDINEVCKDEPFKKLINQGMIQGRSNFVYRVKNTNKFVSYGLRKEYDTTAIHVDVNIVKNDVLDTEAFKAWRPEFKDAEFILEDEKYVCGWAVEKMSKSMFNVVNPDVIVEEYGADTLRLYEMFLGPLEAHKPWDTNGIDGVHKFLKKLWRLFHKGETFEVSESKASKEELKILHKTIKKIQDDIERFSFNTSISAFMICVNELSSLKCNNKAVLEDLLKLLAPFAPHISEELWNKCGNSESITKASFPVFNESFVQENNHKYPVSFNGKMRFMLELPLSMSKDEIEKAVLSHEISKKWIDGKTPKKIIIVPKKIINIVV, encoded by the coding sequence ATGGAGTACACATTTAAAGAAATAGAACAAAAATGGCAAAAGTACTGGAACGACAATAAAACCTATAGGGTTGATGTCGATGCAGACAAACCAAAATTTTATGTGCTAGATATGTTCCCATACCCATCAGGAGCGGGATTACATGTTGGTCACCCACTCGGATACATTGCTTCCGACATCTATTCTCGTTACAAAACTCTCAAAGGGTTTAATGTACTCCACCCAATGGGATACGATGCTTATGGTTTACCTGCAGAACAATACGCGATTCAAACCGGACAACATCCTGCAATTACAACTGAGCAAAACATTACCCGATACAGAGAACAATTAGACAAAATAGGATTCTCATTCGATTGGAACAGAGAAGTTCGTACTTGCGATCCTGAATATTACAAGTGGACTCAATGGGCATTTATTCAAATGTTCAACCACTATTTCGATAATAAAACAGAAAAAGCTCAGCCAATTTCCGATTTGGTTAAAGAATTCGAAGCCAACGGAAATACGAAAGTAAATGCAGCCTGCTCGGAAACTGAACCATTTTCAGCTGATGAGTGGAAAGCTTTATCCAATACAGAACAACAGGAAATTCTTTTGAACTATCGTTTGGCTTATTTAGCCGATACATTGGTAAACTGGTGTCCTGAATTGGGTACTGTTTTGGCTAACGATGAAGTAAAAGATGGTCTTTCTGAACGCGGAGGATATCCCGTTGAGCAAAAGAAAATGCGTCAGTGGTCGCTTCGTGTATCTGCCTATGCAAAACGTCTTTTAGAAGGAATGGAAACTTTAGAGTGGACAGATTCTTTAAAAGAGATTCAAAAAAACTGGATTGGTCGTTCAGTTGGTGCAGAAGTAAACTTCTCCGTAAAAGGTTCAGATACTAAAATGGAGGTATTTACCACTCGCCCTGATACTATTTTTGGAGTTACATTTATGGTACTTGCCCCTGAAAGCGATTTGGTTAAAGAATTAACAACTCCCGAATGTCAGGCAGATATTGATGCTTATATCGAAGCAACTAAAAAAAGAACTGAAAGAGAACGATTAGCTGATGTTAAAACCATTAGTGGCGCATTTACGGGCGCTTATGCAATAAACCCTTTTACAGGAGAAGAAATTCCTGTTTGGGTTAGTGATTACGTACTTGCGGGATATGGAACTGGTGCTATTATGGCCGTTCCTGCTCACGACAGTCGCGATTATGCATTCGCTAAACATTTCAAACTTCCAATTATTCAGGTTGTTTCTGGTGGTGATATTTCCGAAGAATCTTACGATGCCAAGGAAGGAAAGTCGATGAACTCAGATTTTCTTAATGGTTTAGATGTAAAAGATGCCATTGTAAAAGCAAACGAAGAGGTTGAAGCAAGAGGATTAGGAAAGAAAAAAATTAACTATAGATTAAGAGATGCAATCTTTTCTCGTCAGAGATATTGGGGAGAACCATTCCCAGTTTATTTCAAAGAGAACATGCCATACATGATGGAAATGGATCAGTTGCCTTTGGAATTACCTGAAATCGATAAATACTTGCCAACAGAAAGTGGTGAACCACCTTTGGGACGTGCGAAAAATTGGACTACTGCCGAAGGAAATCCAATCGAATTAAATACAATGCCAGGTTTTGCAGGATCATCAGCATATTACTTGCGTTATATGGATCCACATAACAACAATGCATTGGTTTCTAAAGAGGCTAACGAATACTGGCAAGATGTTGACTTGTATATCGGAGGAACCGAACATGCAACGGGTCACCTGATCTATTCTCGCTTCTGGAACAAATTCTTGTTCGACATCAACGAAGTTTGTAAAGATGAACCTTTCAAGAAGTTGATTAACCAAGGAATGATTCAAGGTCGTTCAAACTTTGTATACAGAGTTAAAAACACCAACAAATTCGTTTCATACGGATTAAGAAAAGAATACGATACCACAGCTATTCACGTTGATGTAAACATCGTAAAAAATGATGTTTTAGATACTGAAGCTTTCAAAGCCTGGAGACCTGAATTTAAAGATGCTGAATTTATTCTTGAGGATGAAAAATACGTATGTGGATGGGCAGTTGAAAAAATGTCTAAGTCGATGTTTAACGTAGTTAATCCTGATGTAATTGTAGAAGAATATGGTGCTGATACACTTCGCTTATACGAAATGTTCCTTGGACCACTAGAAGCTCACAAACCTTGGGATACTAATGGTATAGATGGTGTTCATAAATTCTTAAAAAAACTTTGGAGATTGTTCCATAAGGGCGAAACTTTCGAAGTTTCTGAAAGTAAGGCAAGCAAAGAAGAATTAAAAATCCTTCACAAAACAATCAAAAAAATTCAGGATGATATTGAAAGATTCTCTTTCAACACATCAATTTCTGCTTTTATGATTTGTGTGAACGAATTAAGCTCATTAAAGTGTAATAACAAAGCAGTATTAGAAGACTTGTTGAAACTTCTTGCTCCTTTTGCTCCACATATTTCTGAAGAACTATGGAATAAATGCGGAAATAGTGAGAGTATAACTAAAGCTAGTTTCCCTGTTTTTAATGAAAGTTTCGTACAGGAAAATAATCATAAATATCCAGTTTCGTTTAATGGTAAAATGAGATTTATGTTAGAATTACCATTAAGTATGAGTAAAGATGAAATTGAAAAGGCTGTACTTTCCCACGAAATTTCAAAAAAATGGATTGATGGGAAAACTCCTAAAAAGATTATTATTGTTCCTAAAAAAATCATCAACATCGTAGTTTAA
- a CDS encoding YitT family protein, which yields MKINYSEIRSFLIIAIGLAIYSFGWTAFLIPSGIIGGGVSGIGTLVYYATEKSIPVGYSFFIINAFLILIALKILGSKFGLKTIFAIIVGSVLLSTFQKFITAPLVDDKFMAAIIGGALGGIGVGLTISQGGSSGGTDIIAMIINKYRNISPGRIILYIDIFIIASSYIVFKDVPTIVYGYVVMSIASYSIDMMISGSKQSAQVFIISKKYEEVASRLSEETGRGISMLHSTGWYTRKETKMLMIVVRKHETQHIFKVIKEIDPEAFISMASVMGVYGLGFDEIRA from the coding sequence GTGAAAATAAATTATTCCGAAATCAGATCCTTTCTGATTATTGCAATTGGATTAGCCATTTATAGTTTTGGCTGGACAGCTTTCTTAATTCCTTCAGGAATTATAGGTGGTGGAGTTAGTGGTATTGGTACATTAGTCTATTATGCAACAGAGAAATCAATTCCTGTAGGTTACTCTTTCTTTATAATTAATGCTTTTTTAATATTAATTGCCTTAAAAATATTAGGCAGTAAATTTGGTCTTAAAACAATATTTGCAATTATTGTGGGGTCCGTCCTACTCTCTACTTTCCAAAAATTTATTACAGCACCTTTGGTCGACGATAAATTTATGGCAGCAATAATTGGTGGTGCCCTAGGCGGTATAGGCGTTGGCTTAACCATTTCGCAAGGTGGTAGCTCTGGCGGAACCGACATTATTGCAATGATTATTAACAAATACAGAAACATTAGCCCAGGACGAATTATCTTATATATCGATATATTTATTATCGCTTCTTCCTATATTGTATTTAAAGATGTTCCCACTATTGTTTACGGATATGTAGTAATGTCAATTGCCTCCTACTCTATTGATATGATGATTTCCGGGTCGAAACAATCGGCTCAGGTATTTATCATATCTAAAAAATACGAAGAGGTAGCCTCAAGACTTAGCGAAGAAACAGGAAGAGGCATTTCTATGCTTCACAGTACCGGCTGGTACACACGAAAAGAAACAAAAATGCTAATGATTGTAGTACGAAAACACGAAACCCAACACATATTTAAAGTAATAAAAGAAATCGATCCCGAAGCTTTTATCTCCATGGCATCGGTAATGGGCGTTTATGGGCTCGGTTTTGACGAAATAAGAGCATAA
- a CDS encoding YitT family protein yields the protein MKKLFQTTNLKESINSYLIITLGLLIGSLAWTGFIIPAGIVGSGVSGIATMIFFVTGLKVGYSVFLINTVLLLTSLRILGFAFGIKTLYGIFVISFFLWLFQSLITEPLITDRFMSAIIGGIMAGAGAGIILSRGGSTGGTDILAMMINKYKNYSVGQLLLTIDVVIISSSYFLEHSIEQVVYGFVTMGVSAYCVDLIIEGSKQSVQLIIFTRKPEELRKEVIHNLNQGLTIINGTGGYSQDDVKVLMLLAKKKESQSILRMVKMVDPDAFISLGSVMGVYGQGFDNIKS from the coding sequence ATGAAAAAATTATTTCAAACAACAAACTTAAAAGAATCAATAAATTCCTATCTGATAATTACGCTAGGTTTATTGATTGGATCGCTTGCATGGACAGGTTTTATTATTCCGGCCGGTATTGTTGGCTCGGGAGTAAGTGGAATTGCCACAATGATATTTTTCGTAACAGGACTTAAGGTTGGTTACAGCGTATTTCTAATTAATACTGTACTTCTATTAACATCTTTAAGAATATTAGGCTTTGCCTTTGGTATTAAAACCCTTTATGGAATATTTGTAATCTCATTTTTTCTTTGGCTGTTTCAATCATTAATTACAGAACCTCTAATTACAGACCGGTTTATGAGTGCCATTATCGGAGGAATTATGGCAGGCGCAGGTGCAGGCATTATCCTTTCAAGAGGAGGAAGTACAGGTGGTACCGACATACTTGCCATGATGATTAACAAATATAAAAACTACAGCGTAGGACAATTATTACTTACTATAGACGTTGTTATTATCTCTTCCTCTTACTTTTTAGAACATTCAATAGAGCAAGTAGTTTATGGTTTTGTAACCATGGGTGTAAGTGCATATTGTGTTGATCTTATTATAGAAGGAAGTAAACAGTCGGTGCAATTAATTATTTTTACCCGTAAACCCGAAGAACTAAGAAAAGAAGTAATTCATAACCTAAATCAGGGACTTACAATTATAAATGGAACTGGCGGATACAGCCAAGATGATGTTAAAGTATTAATGCTTTTAGCCAAAAAGAAAGAATCTCAATCGATACTACGAATGGTTAAAATGGTTGATCCTGATGCTTTTATTTCTTTAGGAAGTGTTATGGGGGTTTACGGACAAGGCTTTGACAACATAAAATCCTAA